The following are encoded together in the Gilvimarinus sp. DA14 genome:
- a CDS encoding MBG domain-containing protein produces MNRTQFPTSTSVTAKPDCIKATRLQGRKLRPLALAMAAAISQGAVAGPDGGVVIDGSANIVHAGNVTDISQHSQNITVVWDNFDIDVNEVVNFLQPNSQSLALNRVLSADGTQINGQLNANGRVFVLDANGVLFGKNAKVNVGSLVASTLDLTHSDYDTNTFTFNGGENPAAVTNLGEITAAETGAVALLGGRVSNYGVIQAKLGNVALAAGQQVTLDFAGDGLLNVQVDEAALDALAENHGLIKADGGQVLMTAHASDALLQTVVNNTGVIEAQTLQEKDGKIMLLGGMTPETGGTVRVSGTLDASAPTEGDGGFIDTSGAIVKVGADAKINTASANGAAGTWLLDPTDLEISYDAMGADDDVSHTHTQALQNALESGNVILETADAGGGAGDITVVDPIVWASSNTLTLDADGGIAFNDYLHAPSGGLSLNAVGDISTGAEGHINVGTFTLESGNFEQITANLPTFKADDFVINGGTFTRATGGNGASSALTLVDAYGLQGLATTPSFDATLDADIDLSVISNFQRIGDDATAYTGSFDGNGHFINNLTINVDNQYETGLFGFVGAGGSVANVGLYNASVTATSSADVGILVGRNEGSVSNSFAEGSVTADDSVGGLVGWNNGNGIVQTSYSTASVSALDGTNGRAGGLVGYNGGDALTTASWASGAVSGGGEMGGLVGYNQTNATVSNSYADSDTTGLSAVIGQNDGASTDNALVSGDGGVNPSAFQQASYIQFDFSNDWFIAEDSSRPMLRAFLDGGNISNLYQLQGMAADLTGSYTLLNDIDASATASNNTADVWGGGGFAPIGVDGARFTGDFDGQGFVISQLAISRSSQDYVGLFGATGAGAGLVNVRLQGASIAGNNLAGGLVGYNDGGTITNSYIAGSVVGRNQVGALVGDNSGDISSSYATATVDGNAEVGGLVGFNDNAEITNSYATGAVNGNSDVGGLVGSNGVHGEISSSYATGNTAGSSTGGLVGSNGGSVINSYWDTFTTGQATSDGGTAVNGDWDAAPNAYNEGSYTGFDFTNEWFIAEGSSRPMLRAFLSGGGEIHNLYDLQGMAADMGASYSLMSDIDASATAVSVAAGNSGDYSDVWGGRGFAPIANNSVNFQGSVDGQNFVVNDLTINRPDQFAVGLISLLENTGQIQNVGLVNADITGGDVVGGLVGWSFAGSSISHSFVTGVINGDNRVGGIIGDSNSDISNSYSAADVTAATGSAGGLAGLYFSGTLSNSYASGNVAGGTDVGGLVGTNSANIITSFWNSANASGFGSNTGTVDAESVGLTLTEFTDPASFSAWGADIDAEGGTGTTWRIYEGNSAPLLRSFLTEIDVIAYDDYQVYDGAAYDGLHDINGTTGAGVRYGTSYAEFVSVFGENDTPYDSDDINSTDLEYAGDSQGAVDAGTYSITPSELWSNQTGYDIVVTDGVLTIDQAVVSVTVTINDASKVYGEADPTFTWGVTSGSLGAGDTLTGSLYRDPGENVGTYDIHGNITGDLASSNYIVTLNEGVFTITPRAITISIDDLSKVYGEMDPELTYSVNGSAVAGDTLAVALTRESGENVGDYAITGEVSGDAAGDNYSVTFSDGLFTITPRAVTISISDLEKIYGDDDPELTWAVTEGSLAPGETLQGSLSRAEGENVGDYAINGELSGEVASDNYAVTLNDGMLTINPRPIVISADDLVKIYGQQDPELTYSQAGTLAFDDTMTVALERAEGSDVGGYTITPTVTGDVQSDNYALSVNTGVLQITPAQLTVTAEDVETYWDLLPNEFPTLIDGLTNGDTEQDVFGDSLTVETDLTLPIPGDYTLTPIATLASNNYTVSFVDGVLTLLSSNPGTGYGDGLTSTQLPARESLGGEDRANIYEGRALLDGSLDEISLGVMNGGNRMSEQELMDIGLPMPRAVLFAINSSEIQPMYADMLQAFVKKLEHYPDLTLLIEGHTSKTGPFWLNQRLARERAMAVYNHLVELGIDPARLGTKGFDWSRPIGDNSTLEGRALNRRAEVTPDQPRNDGEQTNDQ; encoded by the coding sequence ATGAACCGCACGCAATTTCCGACATCGACGTCTGTAACGGCTAAACCTGACTGCATAAAAGCCACACGCCTACAGGGGCGAAAACTTCGTCCGCTAGCGCTTGCGATGGCGGCGGCAATCAGCCAGGGCGCTGTAGCAGGGCCGGATGGCGGCGTGGTGATTGATGGCAGCGCAAATATTGTTCACGCGGGCAATGTCACGGACATTTCGCAACACAGTCAGAACATTACCGTGGTGTGGGATAACTTTGATATTGATGTGAATGAGGTGGTTAATTTCCTGCAGCCGAACAGCCAATCACTGGCTCTGAACCGGGTGCTAAGTGCCGATGGAACACAAATAAATGGTCAGCTGAACGCGAATGGTCGGGTATTTGTGCTGGATGCCAATGGTGTCTTGTTTGGTAAAAATGCCAAGGTAAATGTAGGCAGTTTAGTCGCTTCCACGCTTGATCTTACCCACAGTGATTACGACACCAATACCTTTACCTTTAATGGCGGTGAAAATCCCGCCGCGGTGACCAACCTGGGTGAGATTACTGCAGCAGAAACTGGTGCGGTGGCTCTGCTGGGCGGTCGGGTAAGCAACTACGGTGTGATTCAGGCCAAGCTCGGCAATGTGGCGCTGGCAGCGGGTCAGCAGGTCACTTTGGATTTTGCCGGCGATGGCTTGTTGAACGTTCAGGTAGACGAAGCGGCGCTGGACGCCCTGGCGGAAAACCACGGCCTGATAAAAGCTGATGGGGGACAGGTATTAATGACCGCGCACGCCAGCGATGCTCTGCTGCAGACGGTGGTCAACAACACTGGTGTGATTGAAGCGCAAACCCTGCAAGAAAAAGACGGGAAAATTATGCTGCTGGGTGGTATGACTCCAGAGACCGGTGGCACCGTGCGTGTGTCCGGCACTCTGGATGCCAGCGCACCCACCGAGGGTGATGGCGGCTTTATTGACACCTCCGGCGCCATTGTCAAAGTGGGCGCCGATGCCAAGATAAACACCGCCAGCGCCAATGGCGCGGCTGGCACCTGGCTGCTCGATCCCACGGACCTGGAAATCAGCTACGATGCTATGGGCGCCGATGACGATGTCAGCCACACCCACACCCAGGCGCTGCAAAACGCCCTGGAATCCGGCAACGTGATTCTGGAAACTGCCGACGCGGGTGGCGGCGCTGGTGATATCACTGTGGTGGACCCTATTGTCTGGGCAAGCAGCAACACTTTAACTCTGGACGCCGATGGCGGTATCGCCTTTAACGATTATCTGCATGCTCCCAGTGGCGGGCTCAGCCTCAACGCAGTGGGCGACATCTCGACCGGCGCCGAAGGTCATATCAATGTCGGCACCTTCACCCTTGAGTCCGGTAACTTTGAGCAAATCACCGCTAACCTGCCCACCTTTAAGGCCGATGATTTTGTGATTAACGGCGGTACTTTTACCCGTGCCACCGGCGGTAATGGTGCAAGCTCAGCGTTAACCTTGGTTGATGCCTATGGTCTTCAGGGCTTGGCTACTACCCCCAGCTTTGATGCCACCCTAGACGCCGATATCGATCTATCGGTGATTAGTAACTTCCAGCGAATTGGCGATGATGCAACGGCCTATACCGGTTCGTTTGATGGTAACGGCCACTTCATTAATAACCTCACAATCAATGTCGATAACCAATATGAAACAGGGCTTTTCGGCTTTGTGGGTGCCGGTGGTTCCGTTGCCAACGTGGGGCTCTACAATGCCTCGGTAACCGCTACCAGCTCGGCTGATGTGGGCATTCTGGTGGGCCGCAACGAGGGTAGCGTTTCTAACAGCTTTGCCGAGGGTAGCGTAACCGCCGATGACAGTGTGGGTGGCTTGGTCGGTTGGAACAATGGTAACGGGATTGTCCAAACCAGTTATTCGACGGCCAGTGTATCGGCGCTCGATGGCACCAACGGCAGAGCCGGTGGTTTGGTTGGCTATAACGGCGGCGATGCACTAACCACAGCAAGCTGGGCCTCGGGTGCGGTTTCAGGTGGTGGTGAAATGGGTGGTTTGGTTGGCTATAACCAAACGAACGCCACGGTATCCAACAGCTATGCGGATAGTGACACCACCGGTTTATCGGCCGTTATCGGGCAAAACGACGGCGCCAGCACCGACAATGCTTTAGTGTCTGGGGACGGTGGCGTTAACCCGTCGGCCTTTCAGCAAGCCTCTTATATTCAGTTTGATTTCAGCAACGACTGGTTTATCGCTGAGGATTCTTCCCGTCCAATGCTGCGCGCCTTTTTAGATGGCGGCAATATTTCTAACCTTTACCAGCTGCAAGGAATGGCTGCCGATTTAACGGGCAGCTATACCCTGCTTAACGATATCGATGCCTCGGCAACAGCCTCTAACAATACCGCTGATGTGTGGGGTGGTGGTGGATTTGCGCCAATAGGTGTCGATGGCGCAAGGTTTACGGGTGATTTTGATGGCCAGGGCTTTGTGATTAGTCAATTGGCCATCAGCCGCTCTAGCCAGGATTATGTGGGCTTGTTTGGGGCCACGGGCGCTGGTGCCGGACTTGTGAATGTCCGTTTGCAGGGGGCCTCTATAGCTGGCAATAACTTAGCTGGCGGTTTAGTGGGTTACAACGACGGTGGCACTATCACTAACAGCTACATTGCAGGCTCGGTTGTTGGTAGAAATCAGGTTGGCGCGCTGGTGGGCGATAATTCTGGCGATATTTCCAGTAGCTACGCCACAGCCACGGTTGATGGCAATGCGGAAGTCGGTGGTCTGGTTGGTTTTAATGATAATGCCGAAATCACCAACAGCTACGCAACGGGCGCGGTCAATGGTAATTCCGATGTAGGTGGGCTTGTTGGGTCCAATGGCGTTCATGGAGAGATCAGCAGCAGCTACGCAACAGGAAATACAGCTGGCAGCAGTACTGGTGGGTTAGTGGGCAGCAACGGTGGTTCAGTTATTAACAGTTACTGGGATACTTTCACCACCGGTCAAGCCACTTCGGATGGTGGTACCGCTGTTAACGGCGACTGGGATGCCGCGCCGAATGCCTACAATGAAGGCTCTTACACTGGTTTCGACTTCACTAACGAATGGTTTATCGCCGAGGGCTCGTCACGACCTATGCTGCGCGCCTTCCTTTCTGGCGGCGGCGAAATCCATAACCTTTACGACTTGCAGGGTATGGCTGCCGATATGGGGGCCAGTTACTCCCTGATGTCCGACATCGACGCCTCGGCTACGGCCGTTAGTGTGGCAGCCGGTAATAGCGGTGATTATTCCGATGTATGGGGCGGCCGTGGTTTTGCCCCTATCGCCAATAACTCTGTGAATTTTCAGGGTTCTGTTGATGGGCAGAACTTTGTTGTGAATGACCTTACTATTAATCGGCCCGATCAGTTTGCGGTTGGTTTAATCAGTTTGTTGGAAAATACCGGTCAAATACAGAATGTGGGTTTGGTCAACGCCGATATTACCGGCGGTGATGTCGTAGGCGGTTTAGTCGGCTGGAGTTTTGCCGGCAGTAGCATCAGCCACAGTTTTGTGACTGGGGTAATCAATGGTGACAACCGCGTTGGCGGGATCATTGGAGACAGCAATTCAGATATCAGCAATAGCTACTCTGCTGCCGATGTAACCGCGGCCACCGGCAGTGCTGGCGGGTTAGCGGGTCTGTACTTCTCGGGCACGCTAAGTAACAGTTATGCCTCAGGTAACGTGGCCGGGGGCACTGATGTTGGTGGTTTAGTCGGTACCAACAGTGCAAACATCATCACCAGCTTCTGGAACAGCGCAAACGCCAGTGGGTTTGGCTCGAATACAGGTACCGTCGATGCTGAAAGTGTCGGTTTGACGTTAACCGAGTTTACAGATCCTGCATCATTCTCCGCGTGGGGTGCAGACATAGACGCCGAAGGCGGGACGGGTACTACTTGGCGGATCTACGAGGGCAACAGCGCCCCGCTGTTGCGTTCGTTCCTAACCGAAATCGACGTGATCGCCTACGATGATTACCAAGTCTATGATGGCGCCGCTTACGATGGCCTGCACGATATTAACGGCACCACCGGTGCGGGCGTGCGTTATGGCACCAGCTACGCCGAGTTTGTTTCCGTGTTTGGTGAAAACGACACACCCTACGACTCGGACGATATCAACAGCACCGACTTAGAGTATGCCGGCGATTCGCAAGGCGCCGTTGATGCCGGCACTTACAGCATTACTCCAAGTGAGCTTTGGTCCAATCAAACCGGCTACGACATAGTTGTCACCGACGGTGTGCTCACCATCGATCAGGCGGTGGTGAGCGTTACGGTAACCATTAATGATGCCAGTAAAGTCTACGGTGAAGCTGACCCCACTTTTACTTGGGGCGTTACCTCCGGCTCACTGGGTGCGGGCGATACCCTGACCGGTTCGCTGTATCGCGACCCGGGTGAAAATGTTGGCACCTACGATATTCACGGCAACATTACCGGTGATCTTGCCTCGTCAAACTACATCGTCACTTTAAACGAAGGCGTATTCACTATTACGCCGCGCGCTATCACCATCAGCATTGATGATTTAAGCAAAGTCTACGGGGAAATGGACCCCGAACTCACCTATTCCGTTAACGGTTCGGCGGTGGCCGGAGATACGCTGGCGGTAGCGCTGACTCGCGAATCCGGTGAAAACGTTGGTGATTACGCCATTACCGGCGAGGTCAGTGGCGATGCGGCCGGCGATAACTACAGCGTCACCTTTAGCGATGGGCTGTTTACCATCACCCCGCGCGCGGTCACTATCAGTATTAGCGATTTGGAAAAAATTTACGGTGACGATGACCCGGAGCTCACCTGGGCGGTTACCGAGGGCAGCCTGGCTCCCGGAGAAACCTTACAGGGTAGTCTGAGCCGTGCTGAAGGCGAAAACGTCGGTGACTACGCCATTAATGGCGAACTGAGCGGCGAAGTGGCCAGTGATAATTATGCGGTTACTTTAAACGACGGCATGCTCACGATTAATCCACGGCCTATAGTCATCAGCGCCGATGACCTAGTGAAAATTTACGGCCAGCAGGATCCCGAGTTGACTTACTCGCAAGCCGGAACCCTGGCCTTTGACGACACTATGACGGTGGCACTTGAGCGCGCCGAAGGCTCTGATGTAGGTGGCTATACCATTACCCCAACGGTAACTGGCGATGTACAGTCCGACAACTACGCCCTGAGTGTAAACACGGGTGTACTGCAAATTACCCCGGCCCAGCTGACGGTAACCGCTGAAGACGTAGAAACCTATTGGGACTTACTACCGAACGAGTTTCCAACCTTAATCGACGGCTTAACCAACGGCGATACCGAACAAGACGTGTTTGGCGATAGCCTGACCGTGGAAACGGATTTAACCCTGCCGATTCCCGGAGACTATACGCTCACGCCCATCGCAACCTTGGCAAGTAACAACTACACCGTTAGCTTTGTGGACGGTGTATTGACCTTGCTGAGCTCAAACCCGGGCACAGGCTATGGCGATGGTTTGACAAGCACCCAGCTGCCTGCCCGCGAATCTTTGGGCGGTGAGGATCGCGCCAACATCTACGAAGGTCGCGCCCTGCTCGACGGCTCGTTGGATGAGATTTCTCTCGGTGTCATGAACGGCGGCAATCGCATGAGCGAGCAAGAGTTGATGGATATCGGCTTACCCATGCCGCGCGCGGTTTTGTTTGCGATTAACAGCTCTGAAATACAGCCCATGTATGCCGACATGCTGCAAGCGTTTGTGAAAAAGTTGGAGCACTACCCCGACCTTACCCTGCTGATTGAGGGCCACACCTCTAAAACGGGTCCCTTCTGGCTTAACCAACGGTTGGCGCGTGAGCGCGCCATGGCGGTTTACAACCATCTCGTTGAATTGGGTATCGACCCCGCGCGTTTGGGCACTAAAGGGTTCGATTGGAGTCGCCCGATTGGAGACAACAGCACTCTTGAGGGCCGGGCCTTGAACCGCCGCGCAGAAGTGACCCCCGATCAGCCGCGCAACGACGGGGAGCAGACCAATGACCAGTAA
- a CDS encoding DUF4136 domain-containing protein: MGIIDKAGRAVGFVSALMLAACTTQTQPPYETHYTSSFISVAEPGFQLRQGDSFAWLGQPEIITDDSHNIAPETLTHLRSRFEQNMRSQGFDMAASANGADYLLSAAIILGTPISEQELVEKFDIAPSLTSGAEYDAGTLVMRVISPGGMRTQWRGAIEIFTDPQQTSSERQRRVDSAVDTFARHLQPK; encoded by the coding sequence ATGGGGATTATTGACAAAGCTGGCCGAGCGGTTGGGTTTGTATCGGCTTTAATGCTCGCGGCGTGCACTACGCAAACGCAACCGCCGTATGAGACACACTATACCAGTTCATTTATCTCTGTCGCTGAGCCCGGTTTTCAGTTGCGACAGGGCGACAGTTTTGCCTGGCTGGGGCAGCCCGAAATCATTACCGATGACAGCCACAATATAGCGCCAGAAACCCTCACCCACCTGCGCAGCCGGTTTGAGCAAAACATGCGCAGCCAAGGGTTTGATATGGCCGCGTCGGCAAATGGAGCCGACTATCTACTCAGCGCGGCGATTATTCTGGGCACCCCTATTTCCGAGCAGGAGTTGGTTGAGAAATTTGATATCGCCCCTTCTTTGACCAGCGGCGCTGAATATGATGCCGGCACACTGGTAATGCGAGTCATCTCTCCTGGCGGCATGCGCACCCAGTGGCGCGGCGCCATAGAGATTTTTACCGACCCGCAACAAACCAGCAGCGAAAGACAGCGTCGGGTTGATAGCGCTGTGGATACCTTCGCCAGGCATCTACAACCCAAATAG
- a CDS encoding TlyA family RNA methyltransferase: MNRLDAELVARGLVDSRAHAQRVMKESRVQQNLAGIWQTVTKPSAKTAPETQLRVIASDDDRYVSRGGLKLAGALHKSGLSVKGLTALDVGQSTGGFSDCLLQAGVEKIVGVDVGHDQLAKKIREDKRVSYYEGINARELPLDLRENHAPGGFDIAVMDVSFISQTLILPSLVPLLKNGGVLLSLVKPQFEVGREGIGKGGIVRDQGYYKKVEEKLSLCCRELGLNVIDYFDSPITGGDGNREFFILAENNIDI, from the coding sequence GTGAATCGCCTGGATGCCGAGCTGGTGGCGCGCGGTTTAGTCGATAGCCGCGCTCACGCCCAGCGGGTCATGAAAGAGTCGCGCGTGCAACAGAATCTGGCTGGGATTTGGCAAACGGTTACTAAACCCAGCGCTAAAACTGCTCCCGAGACTCAACTGCGAGTTATCGCCAGTGACGACGATCGTTACGTTTCCCGAGGTGGCCTTAAGCTTGCCGGTGCCCTGCATAAATCCGGATTGTCGGTTAAGGGGCTAACCGCCTTGGATGTGGGACAGTCTACGGGCGGTTTTAGTGACTGTTTGCTGCAAGCTGGTGTAGAAAAAATAGTCGGCGTGGATGTTGGCCACGATCAGCTGGCGAAAAAAATTCGCGAAGATAAACGAGTTAGCTACTACGAAGGTATTAACGCCCGCGAGCTGCCGTTAGATTTACGAGAAAATCATGCCCCGGGCGGTTTTGATATTGCAGTAATGGATGTGTCTTTTATATCGCAAACCCTTATTCTGCCATCGCTCGTGCCACTGCTGAAAAATGGTGGTGTCCTTCTTAGTCTGGTAAAACCTCAGTTTGAGGTGGGGCGTGAAGGTATTGGCAAGGGCGGCATTGTTCGCGATCAGGGTTACTATAAGAAAGTCGAAGAAAAACTGAGTCTATGTTGTCGCGAGCTGGGACTAAACGTAATAGACTACTTTGACAGTCCGATTACCGGGGGTGACGGCAACCGGGAGTTTTTTATTCTGGCGGAAAATAACATCGATATTTAA
- the glmS gene encoding glutamine--fructose-6-phosphate transaminase (isomerizing) codes for MCGIVGAIAQRDVAQILIEGLKRLEYRGYDSAGLTIVEKPGGLQRLRRLGKVQALSDAMLEPLAGGLGIAHTRWATHGEPSEKNAHPHLSRDRIAVVHNGIIENHAELKQSLQAQGYEFTSQTDTEVIAHLVHRELQHKDTLMSAVRAAVKQLRGAYGTVVIDADNPDKMVVARSGSPLVIGLGIGENFVASDSLALLPVTRQFIYLEEGDIAEISRTSLYIEDSSGHQADRPAQESTASYDAGNKGEYRHFMLKEIHDQPQAVRNALESRLAEDHVLDQAFGTQAADVFAKVKHVQIVACGTSYHSAMVARYWFESLAGISCSVEIASEYRYRKPVVLPDSLLVTISQSGETADTLAALRMARHLGYLSTLAICNVGASSLVRESDLAFMTRAGVEIGVASTKAFTTQLVGLGILVLSLGQHNDMNPLLLAEMVGALKTLPEQLEQTLTLAPEIEKLAEEFADKHHTLFLGRGDQYPIAMEGALKLKEISYIHAEAYAAGELKHGPLALIDDDMPIVVVAPNNELLEKLKSNVEEVRARGGILYVFADKDAQFESDDSMRVINLPHTHPWMAPIVYTLPLQLLSYYVAIIKGTDVDQPRNLAKSVTVE; via the coding sequence ATGTGTGGAATAGTGGGCGCCATTGCCCAGCGCGACGTTGCACAAATTCTGATAGAAGGTTTAAAAAGACTCGAGTATCGCGGTTACGACTCGGCGGGTCTGACTATCGTCGAAAAACCGGGCGGGTTGCAGCGCTTGCGCCGGTTGGGCAAGGTGCAGGCTCTTTCAGACGCTATGCTCGAGCCCTTGGCTGGCGGCCTGGGTATTGCCCATACTCGCTGGGCAACTCACGGTGAGCCCTCGGAGAAAAATGCCCACCCGCATTTAAGTCGCGACCGCATAGCGGTAGTACACAATGGCATCATCGAAAATCACGCCGAGCTGAAACAAAGTTTGCAGGCGCAAGGCTATGAGTTTACCTCGCAAACTGACACTGAAGTAATTGCGCACTTGGTGCATCGCGAACTGCAGCATAAAGATACCTTGATGTCTGCGGTGCGCGCAGCAGTAAAACAATTGCGGGGTGCTTACGGCACCGTAGTAATTGATGCTGATAACCCGGATAAAATGGTGGTGGCGCGCTCAGGCAGTCCGCTGGTGATTGGATTGGGCATTGGTGAGAACTTTGTCGCGTCTGATTCTCTGGCGCTTTTGCCGGTGACTCGCCAGTTTATCTATTTAGAAGAGGGAGATATCGCCGAAATCAGCCGCACCAGTTTGTACATTGAGGACAGCAGCGGTCACCAGGCGGATCGTCCCGCGCAGGAGTCTACCGCCAGCTACGATGCCGGCAACAAGGGCGAGTATCGCCACTTTATGCTGAAAGAAATCCATGACCAACCGCAGGCGGTGCGCAATGCGCTGGAGTCCCGGCTGGCGGAAGATCATGTTTTGGACCAGGCATTTGGTACACAAGCCGCCGATGTGTTTGCCAAGGTAAAACATGTGCAAATTGTTGCCTGTGGCACCAGCTACCATTCGGCTATGGTGGCGCGTTACTGGTTTGAATCCCTTGCCGGCATCTCATGCTCGGTGGAAATTGCCTCTGAGTATCGCTATCGCAAACCCGTGGTTCTGCCAGACAGCTTACTGGTGACTATTTCCCAGTCGGGCGAAACCGCCGATACTTTGGCTGCACTTCGCATGGCCAGGCACTTGGGTTACTTGTCTACCCTGGCAATCTGCAATGTCGGGGCATCGTCACTGGTGCGCGAATCGGATCTTGCGTTTATGACCCGTGCCGGGGTCGAGATTGGTGTGGCATCGACAAAAGCGTTTACAACTCAGTTGGTTGGTTTGGGTATTTTGGTACTGTCGTTGGGCCAGCACAATGATATGAATCCGCTGTTGTTGGCAGAAATGGTAGGCGCGTTAAAAACTTTGCCGGAGCAGTTGGAACAGACTCTTACCCTGGCCCCGGAAATTGAAAAATTAGCCGAAGAGTTTGCCGATAAACATCACACCTTATTTCTCGGCCGTGGCGATCAATACCCTATTGCCATGGAAGGTGCGTTAAAGCTTAAAGAGATTTCCTATATTCATGCCGAGGCCTATGCCGCGGGTGAGCTAAAACACGGCCCACTGGCTTTGATTGATGACGATATGCCAATTGTGGTGGTAGCGCCCAACAATGAACTGTTGGAAAAATTGAAATCCAATGTTGAAGAAGTTCGTGCTCGGGGTGGGATTTTATACGTGTTTGCCGATAAGGATGCGCAGTTTGAATCGGATGACAGTATGCGCGTTATCAACCTTCCCCACACCCACCCGTGGATGGCGCCGATCGTCTATACCCTGCCTTTGCAGCTGCTGTCTTACTATGTTGCGATTATTAAGGGCACGGATGTAGACCAGCCGCGTAACCTGGCCAAATCGGTCACGGTGGAATAG
- a CDS encoding DeoR/GlpR family DNA-binding transcription regulator, with protein MAKRNTQWRRRQILDLLAESGEVAVEALALRFQTSEVTIRKDLSALESNGLLLRRHGGAVPLPQDLLRDSAISSPVKQQIARLAAAQIRDHNRIIIDSGNTTAALLPELAQLRGLVVMTNSLGIAQALLELENEPTLLMPGGTWDSRSEAFQGQLAEQMLRSYDFDQLFIGADGLDVARGTTTFNELYGLSRVMAEVAREVIVMAESDKLGRKMHNLELPWSAVNILVTDTDIEPQAKVEIEHQGVQVICAPTKN; from the coding sequence ATGGCCAAACGAAACACACAGTGGCGCCGTCGCCAAATCCTCGATCTGTTGGCCGAATCCGGTGAGGTAGCGGTAGAGGCTCTGGCTCTGCGGTTTCAAACCTCCGAAGTCACCATCCGTAAGGACTTGAGCGCTCTGGAGAGCAACGGCTTATTGTTGCGCCGCCACGGTGGTGCTGTCCCCCTGCCCCAGGATTTACTGCGCGACAGTGCCATCAGCTCGCCTGTTAAGCAGCAAATTGCCCGTCTGGCAGCCGCGCAAATACGTGACCACAACCGCATCATTATTGACAGTGGAAATACTACCGCCGCCCTTTTGCCAGAGCTTGCCCAGCTGCGGGGTTTGGTGGTTATGACCAATTCTTTGGGTATTGCGCAGGCATTGCTGGAGCTGGAGAACGAGCCCACCCTACTGATGCCCGGTGGAACCTGGGATTCGCGTTCTGAGGCATTTCAGGGGCAGCTGGCAGAGCAGATGCTGCGCTCTTACGATTTTGACCAATTGTTTATCGGTGCCGACGGCCTAGATGTGGCCCGCGGTACCACCACATTTAACGAACTTTACGGTCTCAGTCGGGTGATGGCAGAAGTAGCTCGCGAAGTCATTGTGATGGCTGAATCGGACAAGCTGGGGCGCAAAATGCACAACCTGGAGTTGCCCTGGTCGGCGGTCAACATATTGGTGACAGACACCGACATAGAGCCGCAGGCAAAAGTGGAAATCGAACATCAAGGGGTACAGGTAATCTGTGCGCCAACTAAGAATTAA